A genomic window from Motacilla alba alba isolate MOTALB_02 chromosome 2, Motacilla_alba_V1.0_pri, whole genome shotgun sequence includes:
- the TMEM71 gene encoding transmembrane protein 71 isoform X2, with amino-acid sequence MDFPGSTPFNEEHRHSLSRHIFPSCACAFLDDDPAYECSTDPLTGSLPTCRRSPRLLSNGYYVLPEDSFLSDEEGNITLAPSLTSVTYKENLVRVFRRRKKIRRSLDSLFSLSASSSWLSSTIPSRMDFSHVEDPCPDGCSKLEASHRDIGDSDFSSEYNNHVSQRQIPASNGAFLTKDDEFLHFEEPFCATKSCSSFMRNANEENWSNAESRTVQNVVSQMVALIMCLIISVCTRYFLGGLSAILLLMILVFLLSQYAAVSSFFSLDTFFKTTKF; translated from the exons ATGGATTTTCCAG GTTCAACACCATTTAATGAAGAGCATAGACACAGCCTCTCAAGACATATTTTTCCAAG ttGTGCTTGTGCCTTTTTGGATGATGATCCTGCCTATGAGTGCTCCACAGATCCTCTGACAGGCTCCCTTCCTACATGCCGCCGCAGCCCTCGACTGCTTTCTAATGGTTATTATGTTCTGCCAGAAGACAGTTTTCTGTCTGATGAAGAGGGCAACATAACACTGGCACCATCCCTCACCAGTGTTACATATAAAGAGAATTTAGTTCG TGTATTCAGGCGAAGGAAGAAAATCCGACGCTCTCTTGACAGCTTGTTCAGTCTCAGTGCCTCCAGCTCATGGCTCAGCTCCAccattcccagcaggatggATTTCTCCCATGTAGAGGATCCTTGTCCTGATGGATGTAGTAAACTAGAAGCCAGTCACAGAGATATTG GTGATTCAGACTTTTCTTCTGAATATAATAACCATGTGTCACAAAGGCAAATTCCAGCATCTAATGGAGCATTTCTCACCAAAGATGATGAGTTTCTTCATTTTGAGGAACCATTTTGTGCTACAAAATCCTGCTCTTCATTTATGAGAAATGCAAATGAAGAGAACTGGAGCAATGCAG aatccAGGACAGTGCAAAATGTCGTTTCTCAGATGGTTGCACTGATCATGTGTTTAATCATTTCAGTATGTACaag ATATTTTCTGGGAGGACTGTCTGCCATTTTGTTGCTGATGATTTTAGTTT tTCTTTTGTCCCAATATGCTGCTGTGTCCTCTTTCTTCAGTCTTgatacatttttcaaaacaactAAGTTTTG a
- the TMEM71 gene encoding transmembrane protein 71 isoform X1: protein MDFPGSTPFNEEHRHSLSRHIFPSCACAFLDDDPAYECSTDPLTGSLPTCRRSPRLLSNGYYVLPEDSFLSDEEGNITLAPSLTSVTYKENLVRVFRRRKKIRRSLDSLFSLSASSSWLSSTIPSRMDFSHVEDPCPDGCSKLEASHRDIGDSDFSSEYNNHVSQRQIPASNGAFLTKDDEFLHFEEPFCATKSCSSFMRNANEENWSNAESRTVQNVVSQMVALIMCLIISVCTRYFLGGLSAILLLMILVFLLSQYAAVSSFFSLDTFFKTTKFCCQGSGDQCIPRAPRQYGRPQPLNWVCWKSEIARHNLDSPSAMTVPLSDR, encoded by the exons ATGGATTTTCCAG GTTCAACACCATTTAATGAAGAGCATAGACACAGCCTCTCAAGACATATTTTTCCAAG ttGTGCTTGTGCCTTTTTGGATGATGATCCTGCCTATGAGTGCTCCACAGATCCTCTGACAGGCTCCCTTCCTACATGCCGCCGCAGCCCTCGACTGCTTTCTAATGGTTATTATGTTCTGCCAGAAGACAGTTTTCTGTCTGATGAAGAGGGCAACATAACACTGGCACCATCCCTCACCAGTGTTACATATAAAGAGAATTTAGTTCG TGTATTCAGGCGAAGGAAGAAAATCCGACGCTCTCTTGACAGCTTGTTCAGTCTCAGTGCCTCCAGCTCATGGCTCAGCTCCAccattcccagcaggatggATTTCTCCCATGTAGAGGATCCTTGTCCTGATGGATGTAGTAAACTAGAAGCCAGTCACAGAGATATTG GTGATTCAGACTTTTCTTCTGAATATAATAACCATGTGTCACAAAGGCAAATTCCAGCATCTAATGGAGCATTTCTCACCAAAGATGATGAGTTTCTTCATTTTGAGGAACCATTTTGTGCTACAAAATCCTGCTCTTCATTTATGAGAAATGCAAATGAAGAGAACTGGAGCAATGCAG aatccAGGACAGTGCAAAATGTCGTTTCTCAGATGGTTGCACTGATCATGTGTTTAATCATTTCAGTATGTACaag ATATTTTCTGGGAGGACTGTCTGCCATTTTGTTGCTGATGATTTTAGTTT tTCTTTTGTCCCAATATGCTGCTGTGTCCTCTTTCTTCAGTCTTgatacatttttcaaaacaactAAGTTTTG ctgTCAGGGTTCAGGAGATCAGTGTATACCAAGGGCACCAAGACAATATGGCAGACCTCAGCCTTTGAATTGGGTATGTTGGAAGTCAGAAATAGCAAGGCACAACTTGGACAGCCCCAGTGCAATGACAGTCCCACTTTCTGACAGATGA